The genomic region GCAACAACATCAACGTGATGCTCTATCGGGCACGCCTGAAGCTGCAGAAGTGCCTGCAGCAGAACTGGCTGGGCGATGACGCCGCCCGCTCCCCGCGAACCCGCAAGACGGATGGTCACGCCGCATGAAGTACGAAGCCCCCGACAACCGGAAATGCCTGCGCGTGACCCGGCTGATTTCCGAAGCCCAGGACCAGGACGATGCGCTCACGCTGGCAGAACGGCTGAGAGTTCGGCTGCATCTGCTGCTCTGCGCCGATTGCCGCCATTTCAAACACAACACCGAGGCGCTCCACCAGATCATGAAGCGCTATGCCG from Lautropia mirabilis harbors:
- a CDS encoding anti-sigma factor family protein, translating into MKYEAPDNRKCLRVTRLISEAQDQDDALTLAERLRVRLHLLLCADCRHFKHNTEALHQIMKRYADINEDGQEAGSDAAPEDAGDAPRKPAP